The sequence below is a genomic window from Bombus huntii isolate Logan2020A chromosome 13, iyBomHunt1.1, whole genome shotgun sequence.
ataaaggaagaaacgagagaaggaaatgaaaaaatgaacGCAACGAAGGAAATATTTAGTCTGCTGATTCTAAGGTTCAAGCAGAAATGACCAATATCTGCTTGATATAAATCTGCTACACTCTACCTCTCCATGCTGTGACGGAATTTTTAGTAACGCGACCTCCTTGGTGCTAATACATGTTCTACTTCATACAAATATTCAATTCTGCAGACCCATTTAAGGATTGTGGTCGAAGTTACTTGAATCTTAACGAGATTCAACCATAGTCGCGCTAATGCATTTAACGATTTTTCCTGCAAATGCGATGGCCCCAACCCGCCTCTAAATAGAACAGATATTTCAGTGAGTccgagaaaaaaggaaactaACGAGCTCGTACTTCACTTGTAAAGCTAAGGCCAGGATTCCTGCAGCTAATGGAGCGGACGCGGAAGTGCCAGTATGACCCGTGGTGCAGGTGTTTCTTAAGTCTGTTGTCGCCTGAAAGCATAAAAAGACAGTTCGTTAAATTATTCCATTAGCTGCAAGGAATGGCCCTAGTAGTATTTTCATTCATTCTAACATAATCCAAAATTTCAAACGATTCAATTTCGAACATTTCAAAGCCAAAAAGGACGTCTAAAATCTTTAAATTATAAAGATCTTGTTTTATCGAGTTTGTTGAGTTTATGAATGGTTAACACACAGAAACCACTGAAGACGCATCTTACGAGGTTTTCACGATCAATATTTTCCGAATTGTAGGTGCTCAAAGAAGAACGAATTCAATTTTTAGAGgtttagaaattaattaattaccatttttaaaataattttattattcatttatcgATTTTCCTTTTCGATCCTTTCTCTGGTTCCCAAAGCGAAAATGACACtatcgtatttatatttattaacactATTATTCATCATTTGTCTACTTATAATCATATCATATTATCTTTGGAATTAACTGTATCATCTTCTTGCGATCAATGATTTTATAGAAGTAAGTCATTTCTTTCTTGAGAATTGAACGTCAATTGTGTATTTGTATAATGAAATTAAGCAATTGATAGAAAGTGAAGTTGATCAGTTGCCTCATATAGATTTTCAAGTTATCAAGTTTCAATTGTGATAGAAAATGAGAGAGGGACAATATCGCTTACTATCATTTGATCGTGATAAGCGCCACTGCTATACGTGGTGGCCAACGTTGCGGGACAGCTTTCACCGTACCATGGAAATCTTCCAGTTTGACTAGCAGATCCCACAGCGATGGTATAAATGCTTCCTACGTATCCGTCACATCCGCAGTCGTCCGATCTCAAGCCCCCATTCCCGGAAGCCCACACGTAAATACTACCTCTGCCGCCTCTGCCCTGAATAATCGTGTCAAATCAATAACTTTAAGAAGCCGCGTACTACATGCGTTATTATCTTTATCCAgcttgaaaacgatatttttacGCGAATCAGATAAAATGACGTTATCACGAGGAATCGTTTGATAAATATCCAGCCACGACATAAATATGCATCGAGGCCTATGCTTCTCGACCTTTCGCACGATCTATTCTACatgaatatttaattgttCACTAGCACGCCGTGTATTTTCTACCTGCTTCGTGACACCCATTTATGGCGTATCtcgtatattttcatataGAATTAATTAGAATTGCAGGAAACTTTTTAGTCCGGATGAAAAAGCAAGATTTTTATGATGATGAATTTTCATTGTTTCCACCAGTTTGCCAGGTGacgaagaaaatattcttccTGGTGGGCGTGTTATAATGACGACGTTAATACAACTTTCTCGTTTCAAGGTAATTAACGTTCCAAGTAATTAGAAACTCTTGATCTATGCCGAGAGTGACACAAAGCGTCTCGAGCTCTCGTTGCTGTTCGCTAACTCGACTCATCCGTCTATGATTAAACGAAAACGTTCAGTTTCAAAGAGTTAAGTTTCGATTCGCTTTATCCCTCTCCTCCTTTCCCTATACTCGCCATAGCGATACCACGTTCGAGAGCTTCGCTGGCCAGCCTGCCAGGAGCTTCTAGACTTTTCCCATCGTCGGCTGGGCCCCACGAGGCCGTGTAAATGTCCACCAGTTCCGGTTTGTATCCTAGCGCTTCTCCCTCAACGCGATCGTTTACCAAACCATCGAGCAACTTGATGCCACCGATTGAAGCCTCGAAAGCGATGCCCACGCCGCATTTCCGATTGTTAGCTTCCATTGCTATTTCCCCTGCGCATCTCGTTCCATGACCGTTCACTCCTGAGGACGCGTTGAATAATTGTTACGCGCGAAAAAGTAATGTTCGATGGAATTACGCgcgagaagaaaaattcttATAGGAAACGTGATTTGTGCTGATTAGACGGATGTTTCTTTGAATGTCTAGTCTTTCTGTCTTCTCTAGGTCATTCTTCAttaaatcgtattttttgATCGTTATAATTTTACTAAGTTTCTATGCTTTGTTTCTATGATAAACGAGATCTTAGAGTATTAAGTCGTTTTTGTTTGATAAAACGGGGGCAAGGTTAAAGTATGAAAATTGGAGGATTACTGCAGAGATATTATGTTCCTGGTAAATCTTGATAAACCTTCTTGGCGATGCAAATCTTGTGATATGACGTATAAAGTTACGGCATTCAGTCCGGTATAAACTTTGCTGATCGCGTAAATCTTACGATATGATATATAAAGTCACGTATTtagtttttataataaatggtTAGAAGAATGTGAGCTTAACCAAAAGCTGTAATTTCGTTTCTACCTTTTGTATTTATCGTGATAGGATTGTAATACTACTTCAGGATAatctgtataatatatattcacTGAAAACGTATATCGGAGTTAAGCGTATAAGCGATTTAATCTGATAATTCATACCTGATAATTCGTATCGTGGCAAAGGATCATCGTCAGCTTCGTTTACATCGTAACTAATATCAGGATCCTAGATCAgcaaattcataaaattaacTAGTAAACCACTACATAATGATCTTGGTAGATGAAAGAGCAAAAATAGAAATCTTGTAACGCTGGAAGGTTATCCTGGATTAAATTTCACCTCGAGCGAAGTTTTTCTTAACATTATCgttttacattaaattttctatttttcatcTAACACTGGATGATGATAATTCAATTtcacttttttatttaatttcatctgTTAGACATTATtgatttctaaaataaaaaaagactctctctctctctctttctctccctctatctttctctctctctctctctctctctctctcggatgaaatttcaatcaCGATGGAATTAACACGATTTCTTTTGACGGTAGCTTTTAAGAGTTAAAAAATTCaggattaaaaaagaattaaaaaaaaagggttaaaaatttcaaatcaaAGGATGCAATTTTAAAAGTCCACTCTCGGTCGCCTATGAACTAGAAAATGTAACTAATATCAGAATTCTAGcattaattcaataaattgaTTATAAGATTAATTGACAAGCTAAAAATCGTTGATAGAagtagaaaaatagaaaatatccaAAAAATTACAGGGTGCAATTTTAAATGGTCCCTCTCGTCATCTATGAGCTAAAAAGAGTAGCTCGAAGCAAAGTTTCTCGTTACTCACGTAGTTATTTCGCAAATCGTCGTGGGTATATTCCAACCCATCGTCCAAAACTGCGATTCTCACGCCTCGACCAGTTACCCCCAGTCGATAGAGGGACAGTACGTTCAAATCCAGCTTAGGGAGAGCATTGTTCGATCTTGTGTCTTGCTGCAACAGTTGATAAGGAAGCCTTGTCTTATCGTCAGATAGCAAAGTCATCCACTAAATGTTTTACCAACAATCCCTTTTTATTGATTTCACTTATTATTGATTTCTTTCTACgtgtttcttcctttctttttttaattatttttcttacgtTTTCAACCAATTTTTACGCAATTTTTAAGGATATTTTGAATGAGTTTAATTACCAGGTACCACTCTTGATCCCAAAGTTCGTCATTGAACATCAGTCTAGAGTCTTGAGGATTTTCCTGCCAAAATTCTTGCCAATCCTTATCGTCCTCCTTGATGCTATTCAAATGATACTGATCTACCTCCAGTCTCTTCTCCCTTATCAGTGGTTTCTCCGAGTCGAAGCTAGATAATGGCACGTAACCGCGCTTGTGTCGCTCGATCGTTTTCTGCTGATCTGCCCAAATAATcttcaaaattgaaaaatcgtaTTGGTAGAACCTAATATCGTagtttaaaaagaatttaacTCTGGAACTATCACTAGGATTAAAGCTTGTATCAAAACGATCGAAATAAAGCGtgaaaagatatataaatggctaaaaagtataatataacGCAAGTAGAAAATCATGTTTTATCCATATGTCTTATtaaaaaaatcaattaaattcTAAAAAATCTATCTATTACCTTGCTGCTTGAATTTAGTGGTTTTGTTAACCAAACTCCACCCCTTTTCTTCTGACCACCATTGCCGTCTTTGAGCCATATGTACGTATCCTCGAAGCCCAAGACCTGAACGAAGAACCTCGTATGGAAAGATCGGAAAGATTGCAATTTCGgcagaaaaatttaaattaacgTGATGCCGGGCATGGTAGTGGcttcataaaaatttaaattaacgCGATGGTGACGTGCAGTGCTGCGTATTGCTTTCATCTACCAATAGTtcttttatttcgattttttaTGTTCCCAATTCGATAATCGTGTAACACGACTCTGTACCACATTACGGCAGCATTTTTCGAgccaaaaatttaataaaatacctGAAACGAGATCGCgtttaaattttcgaaacgACCACAAAAATGAAACTcacaaatttttacaaattcacAGAAAAATAGCTGTAGTCTGAATACTCTAAATTTTTCTACGAAGATCACAGGGGGAAATATGATGAGCGTAATTTTGTAGATTTTCTGATTCTCGTGTTATTTAATCACTACAGTGCGAAAATAACATTTAGCACAAAACGGGGCCTGAAAACTGTTACAATTTCTTGTATACGTATAGCTCTAcacatatacgtataaatatatgcTCAAGCATCCGAAGAATATAagtgtgtacatatatataccaCAATCTTTTATGCCCGTGGGGAAGAGATGTCCCCATCTGCGCAGACATCCGATGTCCCTAACTGAGAGTGTGAAAAATATGTACCtggtttatttatttcaacgCTTTGTTAGAAATAAATCATATTCACAAATTTTTCCccattgtctataataattttgtcaaaaataTGCACATACACAGTGTGATCTGCAGCTGTAGTAATCAGTGATATCAATTAGGGAAAAGTCGATACAGGAATCGATTCTAGAACCGTTTCGAAAGCGATATAGAATCGGAAGAGCAACGTTTACAGGACCAATATGGGAACTGAAATAGGAACCATAATCGAAATGGATAATAGTTGGAAATTTCAGTTTTTCGTGACAGTTATTAAAGATAAAAAGGTTCTTCGTAACTGTTTTAATGAGAATctttatataacattttctCAACTGTTTCAAG
It includes:
- the LOC126872612 gene encoding neuroendocrine convertase 1-like, whose amino-acid sequence is MTSVNFWLVIFSIILNKLATSIVVDGDNHREEWVVRIQGGPQVASLLALQSGYRYLGPVLGFEDTYIWLKDGNGGQKKRGGVWLTKPLNSSSKIIWADQQKTIERHKRGYVPLSSFDSEKPLIREKRLEVDQYHLNSIKEDDKDWQEFWQENPQDSRLMFNDELWDQEWYLQDTRSNNALPKLDLNVLSLYRLGVTGRGVRIAVLDDGLEYTHDDLRNNYDPDISYDVNEADDDPLPRYELSGVNGHGTRCAGEIAMEANNRKCGVGIAFEASIGGIKLLDGLVNDRVEGEALGYKPELVDIYTASWGPADDGKSLEAPGRLASEALERGIAMGRGGRGSIYVWASGNGGLRSDDCGCDGYVGSIYTIAVGSASQTGRFPWYGESCPATLATTYSSGAYHDQMIATTDLRNTCTTGHTGTSASAPLAAGILALALQVNKDLTWRDVQHLIVWTSEYNPLRENPGWFRNSAGLWFNSRFGFGLMNAHALVSASYNWTTVPDKTICKVEFAKAIDKELAYGNTRRLRFETENECRSEGNEITFLEHVEIEVTLEYSLRGALQMYLTAPSGTRVQILKPRKLDDSTAGFEKWKFMSVASWGEDPRGSWFLDILDEIGPKENNGTIETFTLVLHGTRKMPEYRKNGPRIYNQDYNRMQNINEDQSSTFKKKLGLLMQETNDIYEKEWLEFL